The genomic DNA CCACGCCGTGCTCGCCCGTGCAGGTGCCGCCCATGCTCAGCGCGCGGGCTACCAGCTTGTGGTTCAGGTCTTCCGCGGTCACGCGCTCTTCGGGGATGTTGGGGTCGAGCAGGTAGCCAAAGTGGAAGTTGCCGTCGCCCACATGGCCCACCAGGAAGTAAGGGATGCCGCTGTCCTCGGCTTCCTGCACCGAGTCGAGCAGGCAGTCGGCCAGGCGGCTGATGGGCACGCAGGTGTCGGTGCTGATGGCGCGGCAGCCGGGGCGGCTTTGCACGGCGGCGAAGTAGGCGTTGTGCCGCGCGGTCCACAGGCGCGTGCGTTCCTCGGGCGTGCTGGCCCATTCAAAGGCATTGCCGCCAAACTCGCTGGCGATGTCCTGCACCGTCTCGGCCTGCTCCTTCACGCTCGATGGCGAACCGTGGAACTCCATCAGCAGCATAGGTTCTTCGCGCAGGGTGAGCTTGCTGTGCGCGTTGACCATGCGCACCGTGTGGTGGTCGATGAGTTCCACGCGCGCGATCGGCACGCCGAGCTGGATGGTCTGGATCACGGTGTGCACGGCGGCCTCGATGCTCGGGAACGAGCAGATCGCGGCGCTCACGGCCTCGGGCAGCGGGTACAGGCGCACGGTGATCTCGGTCATGATGCCCAGCGTGCCCTCGCTGCCCACCATCAGGCGCGTGAGGTCGTAGCCCGCGCTGCTCTTCTTGGCGCGCGTGCCGGTGTGGATGACTTCGCCGCTGGCCGTGACCACCTGCAGCGCCAGCACGTTCTCGCGCATGGTGCCGTAGCGCACGGCGTTGGTGCCGCTGGCGCGCGTGGCGCTCATGCCGCCAATGCTGGCATCGGCGCCGGGGTCGATGGGGAAGAACAGGCCCGTGTCCTTGATCGCATCGTTGAGCTGCTTGCGCGTGATGCCGGGCTGCACGGTCACGGTGAGGTCTTCGGCATTGATGCTCAACACCTGGTTCATGCGGCTCACGTCAATGCTGATGCCGCCCTGCACGGCCAGCAGGTGGCCTTCGAGCGAGGAGCCGGCGCCGTAGGGAATCACCGGCACCTCGTACTGGCTGGCCAGCTTCACGGCGTCGGCCACGTCCTGCGTGCTCTCGGCGAACACGACAGCGGAAGGTGGCGGCGCCTGGAAGGAACCTTCGTCCCGGCCATGCTGCTCGCGCACGGCCTGGGCCAGCGAGCACCGCGCACCAAAGCGGGTCTGCAGCGCTTCGATGAGGGCCTGGGGCACTTCGCGCAGGTTGATTTCGGGGAGAAGGTGGGCGGCGGCGGTGGGGGCGTTCATGGGTTGTCTCCAGGGTGGTCGAAAAGAATACCACCGGCCTTTGCGTGGCGCCATGGCAGTGGTCAGGCAGGTGCAAGCTGGCCCGGACCCCGCGGGTGCACAAGGCGCGCGGGCACTGCGCGGCGTGGTGCGGGTATTCACGGGCTTGTTCGCGGGTGTTCGCTTAAATACATTACGTTTGAAATGTATATTGTGAAAGCGCCATGAACCACCGTGTTTCCCCCAAGGCGGGGGTGCGCCGCACGCATGCCGAGCGCAGCGCCGCCACCCGCCAGCACCTGATCGCCACGGCCATCGATGTGATCCAGAACCGCAGCCTGGAGGAGATGTCCATCCATGAGCTGGCCAAGTCGGCGGGCATGACGTCGGGGGCGGTGCAGCACCACTTCACGTCCAAGGCGGTGCTGATGATGAACGTGCTCAGCGAGCTGATCGAGTCCAGCGTGCTGTCGGGCGCACTCTGGCCCGACAGCACGCTGGCGCCCCGCGAGAGGGCGACCCTTTTCGTGCAGGCCGTCTGGGGCCTGGTCTATGCGCAGCCGCGCTTCATCGTGGCCTGGAACATCTATCTGGGCTGCCGCAACCAGCCGGAAGTGCTGGGCCACATTGCCGAGCTGCGCCAGAGCGTGCAGGCGCGCATGCGCGACGGGTTCTTCAAGGCATTTCCCGAACTGGCCCACGAGGCCGACCGCGATGGCCTGCTGGGCCTGGTGCTGTCCTCGCTGCGCGGGCTGGGGATGCTGCAGCTTTTTGCACCTGCGCGGCAGGACACGCCGGATGCTGCGCAACAAGCCCAGCTGGCCTGCCTGGCCGACCTGATCGCCACCCGCTGTGAAGCCGCAGCCGCCAGTGCCGCGCCCGCCAAGGCGCGAGCGCCTCGCCGCTAGGCCCTGGGTGCCGCCGCACCGGCGCGCACCTGCGCACGTTTGCGGGAGCCCCGCCAGGCGCCTGTGCAACGCCATTCCACTGCCACCCCCCCAAAAAACCCAGGAGACAACACACCATGGCCCTTTCCTTCCCCCGCGCGCCCCGCATTCCGCTGCTGGGCGCCCTCGTGCTGCTGGCAGGCACCGCAGTGGCACAGCCAGGCGCGTACCCGGCCAAGCCCATCCAGCTCATTGCGCAGCAGCCGCCCGGCAGCGGCTCGGACGCGATGACCCGCGTGTGGGCCGACTGCGCCGCGCGTGAACTGGGCCAGGCGGTGGTGGTGCAGAACAAGCCGGGGGCCAACGGCGTGCTGGCAATCAACTACCTCAAGGGCCAGCCCGCCGACGGCTACAGCCTGCTGAGCATCGGCATGTCGCAGATGACGATCACGCCGTATGTGTACAAGCAGCCGCCGTACGACCCGCTGCGCGACTTCGATGGCGTGGCCGTGCTGGGCACGTCGCCGCTGGTGCTGGCCGTGCCTGCGGGGCAGGGCATCGCGAGCCTGGCCGATCTGCAAAAACTCGCGCGCGCCACGCCGGGTGGCGTCAACTTTGGGTCGCCGGGCAAGGGCAGCCCGGCGCACCTGCTGACTTCGGCGCTCATCGAGCGCCTGGGCGTGGCTGGCACCCATGTGCCCTTTGTGGGCGAAGGCGCGGGCCTCACCGCGCTGATGGGGCAGCAGATCCATGCGATGACCCTGGTCATCGGCACGGCCGCAGCCCAGGTCAAGGCGGGCAAGCTGGTGCCGCTGGCGCTGTTTGGCGCGCAGCGCTCGCCCCTGCTGCCGGAGGTGCCCACCATTGCCGAAGCGTTGCCCCCTGCTGCCGACCTGGCGCGGCCCGCGTGGATTGCGGTGGTGGCCAAGGCGGGCACGCCGCCCGAACTGCTGAGCAAGCTCAACGCCGTTACCGAAAAGTGCCGGGGCGATGCGCAGTACAAATCGCGGCTGGAGGCCATGAACGTCACGCTCACTTCCTCGGTGCCGGGCGACGTGCGCGCCTGGGCCTCGCGCGATGCGGCCGTGTGGCGGCCCTTGATCGACAAGCTGGGCCTGGCCACGGAATGACAGTGGGCACAGCTGCACCCCAGGTCACGCTGCCCCACGGCGGCCAGCTGCGGGGTCTGTGGGACCACGGCGTGCGTGTGTTCCGTGGCGTGCCGTACGCCCAGGCACCACGTGGCGCGCTGCGCTTTGCGGCACCGGCGCCTGCGTTGCCGTGGTCCGGCCTGCGCGACGCCACCACCTTCGCGCCCATGGCGCCGCAACTGGCCCGCACGGCAAAAGCCGATGCACCCATGCTGGGTGGCCAGGACTGCCTGGCCGTGAATGTGTGGGCACCGCCCGCAGCGCCGGGTGCGGGCCTGCCGGTGTTGGTGTGGGTGCATGGTGGCGGCTTCTTTCGCGGCTCGGCGAGCGAACCGCTGTACGACGGCGCTTCGTTCGCCCGGCAGGGGCTGGTTTTTGTGTCGCTGCAGTACCGGCTGGGCATGGACGGGTTCATGCACTTCGAGGGTGAGGACGACGGTGCACCCGCCAACCGGGGTTTGCTGGACCAGATCGCTGCGCTGCAGTGGGTGCAGGACCATGTCCAGGCCTGGGGTGGCGACCCGACGCAGGTCACGGTGTTTGGCCAGTCGGCGGGCGCGGGTGCGCTGGCGTGCCTGCTGGGCATGCCAGCGTCGCGCGGCTTGTTCCAGAGGGTCATCCTGCAAAGCCCGAGCGTGGCCTGCCAAACGCTGGACGAAGCCGCCGCCGTGCGCCGCGCAGTGGCTGCGTTGGTGGGCGTGGCGCCGAGCCGCACCACGCTGGCCTCGGCACCCATCGGTTCGGTGCTTCATGCCGTCCACAGGCTGGCAGCAGATCCATCGCTTCGAGTTCGGCATGGCATCGGGGGCCGCAACTTCTTTCCGCTGCGGCCCGTGGTGGATGGGCGGGTGCTGGCTGCGCCGCCGCTGCAGGCGATGCGCCAGCAATGGAGGGCCCGGCCACCGGACCTGCAGGTGCTGGTGGGCAGCAATGTGGACGAGATGCGCCTGTACCACGTGCCGGGCGGCGCCATCGACCGCGTGAGCGAGGCGAAGGTGCTGGCGTTTGCGCAGGATGTGGGTTTGCCCACGGAGGCGGTTCGCGCCTGCCGGGCGCTGTTGCCGGCTGCCCAGCAGACACCGGGCGAGCTGCTGTCAGCCTTGCAGTCCGATTTCTACTACCGCGTGCCCGCACAGCGCATCGCGGCGCTGGCCAGCGAATGGGCCCAAAGCGCCCACCGCTATGAGTTTGCCTGGGCATCCCCCCAGTGGCGGGGGCGGCTGGGCGCGGCGCACGCGGTGGAGCTGCCGTTTGTCTTTGGCAACCTTCACACTGCCCAGGGGCAAGAGTTCACGGGGGCCGCGCCGCCTGCCGCTCTGGCGCAGGCCATGCACCAAAGCTGGGCGAGTTTTGCGCGCCGGGGCGACCCCGGCTGGGCGCGCCATGAGGGCACCATGCCCTGGCTGCAGCATTTCAACAGCGCATCGCGCTGCGAAATCCATAGCGAACCCACCAGATTCAATCTGTGGCGAGGCATTCTTTGAGCAAGGAGGGCGAAGTCCGCTGAGCCCCCGTAGGGCGCCATAGGCTGGCGCGCCACACTGGTGCATCCATCTTGTATACCAGTTGGCACGGAACCTGCAATCAGCAGGCGGCAATGACCACCGCCACCGAGATCAGCAACCGCATCATCGAAGCCGTGATGGCGCAAAAGCTCGCCCCGGGCTCGCGCCTGGGCGAGCAGCAGCTGGCCATGCTGTTCGACTGCAGCCGCACCATCGTGCGCGAGGCGCTCACGCGGCTGTCCACGCGCGGCATCGTCACCGTGAGCGCGCGGCGTGGCTGGTATGTGATCGAACCCTCGGAAGACGAGGCGCGCGAGGCCTTCGAAGCGCGCCGCGTGATCGAACTGGGCCTGCTGCACCAGCTCAAGGCGGTGGACAAGGCGGCCGTGCGCCAGCTCAGGAGCCACCTGCAGCGCGAGAAGGCGGCGCTGGCGGGCAGCGACGTGGGCGCGCGCAGCTTCCTGCTGGGCGACTTCCATGTGTGCCTGGCCGAATGCCTGGGCAATTCACTGCTGGCCGACACGCTGCGCGACTTCACGGCGCGCACCACGCTGATCGCCATGCTCTACCAGTCGTCGCACGATGCCGCGCAGTCGTGCGCCGACCACGTGCGCATCGTCGAGGCGCTGGAGGCGGGCGACATCGCCCAGGCCGAGGCGCTCATGTCCGAGCACATCGGCTCGGTGCAATCCGCGCTGCGCCTGCAGGCCAGCACCGACCCGCTGGCCGGGCTGCGCGATGCGCTGGCCCCGGTGCGCAAGACCACTGCCGCCGCAGCGGACACCACCGCGCAGCCCCGGCAACGCAAGCCCCGCGCTGCGTCCAAGAGTTCTACCCCGAAAGCGTCCGACCAGGACGCAGCACCCGCCGACGCATCCACCTACCTAGGAGCCCTGCTATGACCGCCCCCCGTGCCTTTGTTTCCTCGACCCGCCGCCTGACACTGGGCGTGCTCGCCGCCACGGGCCTGTGGGCCGCGCTGATGGCCCCTGCCGCCCACGCGCAGAACGCGCTGGACAACATCCTCAAGGCCAAGGAAATCAAGATCGCCATCCCCACCGACTATCCGCCCTACGGCTTTGTCGGCACCGACCTCAAGCCCCAGGGCCTGGATGTCGAGATGGCCAACTACATCGCCACCAAGCTGGGCGTGAAGGTCGAGTTGATCCCCGTGACCAGCGCCAACCGCATCCCCTACCTGCAGACGCAGAAGGCCGACCTCGTCATCTCCACGCTGGGCAAGAACCCCGAGCGCGAGAAGGTCATCGACTTCACTGCGGCCTACGCGCCGTTCTTCCAGGCCGTGTTTGCCAGCAAGAGCCTGAACATCAAGAGTTTTGCCGACCTCACGGGCAAGTCGGTGGCCGTGACCCGTGGCGCCATGGAGGACCAGGAACTGGCCAAGGTCGCGCCCGCGGGCGTGGACGTGAAGCGTTTTGAAGACCACGCGGCCAGCATCTCGGCCTTCGTGTCGGGCCAGACGCAGGCCATTGCCACCAGCGCCTCCACGGCCGGCACCATCATGGTCAAGAACCCCAACCTGCAGACCGAATACAAGCTGCTGCTCAAGGACAGCCCCAACTTCATCGGCGTGGCCAAGGGCGAGGACAAGCTGCGCCTGCGCGTGAACGAGATCATCGCCGAGGCGAAGAAGTCGGGCGACATCGACAAGCTCTCCAGCAAGTGGCTGGGCCGTCCCGCCGGCGAACTGCCCCTGTGAACGCACACCACTGACCATTTGCTGAACAGGCCTGGGGCGTGACAAGCGCCGCAGGGCAACCGCATGCTGATTGCGCTGGATTTCTCTGCCGTGCTGTCCTCCTGGCCGCTGCTGGTGCGCGGTGTGGTCTGGACCATCGGGCTCACGGTGGTGGGTACCGTGCTGGGCCTGTTGCTGGGCACGGCCTGTGCCTGGGCGCGCGCCCGCAACCTGGGGCCGCGTGCGCTGCCGCTGCGCTGGGCCGTGGCCGCCTATGTGGAGCTGGTGCGCAACACGCCCTTCATCGTGCAGCTGTTCTTCCTGTTCTTCGGCCTGCCGGCGCTCGGGTTCAAGCTCTCGCCCGAGGTGGCCTCCGTGCTGGCCATGGTGATCAACCTGGGCGCGTATTCGGCCGAGATCATCCGCGCCGGCATCGAGGCCACGCCGCGCGGGCAGATCGAAGCCGCGCAGAGCCTGGCCCTGACGCCCGGCCAGACCTTCCGCCGTGTGGTGCTGCCGCCGGCGCTGCTCAAGGTGTGGCCGGCCATGGTGAGCCAGATCATCATCGTGATGCTGGGCTCGGCCGTGTGCGGGCAGATCTCCACGCCGGAACTGAGCTACGCGGCCAACCTGATCTCCAGCAACACCTTCCGCGCGTTCGAGGCGTTCATCCTGGCGACGGCCGTGTACCTGGCGCTGTCGATGCTGACCCGCCGCCTGCTCATCTGGGTGGGTGCCCGATTCTTGGTGGGGAGATAAGCCATGGTGGAATTTTCTCTGTGGGACATCCTGCGCAACCTGCTGATGGCCGCGCGCTGGACCGTCAGTCTCTCGCTCATTGCCTTCATCGGCGGCGGGCTGGTGGGCCTGTTGCTGCTGGTGCTGCGCCTGTCCAAGGTGCGGGGTACCGAGCGCCTGATCGGTGCCTATGTGCAGGTGTTCCAGGGCACGCCGCTGCTCATGCAGCTGTTCCTGGCGTACTTCGGCATTGCGCTCTTTGGCATCAAGACCTCGCCGTGGACGGCCGCCGCCGTGGCACTCACGCTCTACACCAGCGCCTATCTCACGGAGATCTGGCGCGGCTGCGTGGCCTCCATCCCCAAGGGCCAGTGGGAGGCGGCGCAGAGCCTGGCCCTGAACTTTGGCGAGCAGCTGCGCCATGTGGTGCTGCCGCAGGCACTGCGCATTGCGGTGCCGCCCACCGTGGGTTTTCTGGTGCAGGTGATCAAGGGCACGGCGCTGGCATCGGTGATCGGCTTTGTCGAGCTGACCAAGGCCGGCAGCATGATCTCCAACGCCACCTACCAGCCCTTCCTGGTCTACGCCTGCGTGGCCCTGCTGTACTTTGTTTTGTGCTTCCCGGTGAGCCTGGTGGCGCAGTCCCTTGAAAGGAAACTCCATGGCAACCGCAGTTGATACAACCCCGGCTCCCGCCCACGACGGCATCGTGGTGGGCGCGCCGCCCATCGTGGACATCACGGCCCTGCGCAAGTCCTACGGCACGAACGAGGTGCTCAAGGGCATCGACCTCAAGGTGCAAAAGGGCGAGGTGATCGCCATCATCGGCAAGAGCGGCTCGGGCAAGAGCACGCTGCTGCGCTGCGTGAACGGGCTGGAGGTCTTTCAGGAGGGTGCCCTCAGCGTCAACGGCAAGAAGCTCATGCACGACAGCCCCACGGCCATGCGTGAGCTGCGCCAGCAGGTGGGCATGATTTTTCAGAACTTCAACCTGTTCCCGCACCTTTCGGTGGGCCGCAACATCATGCTGGCCCCCACGCTGGTGAAGTCGCGCGACGCCGCCACGGCGGCCGCGCAGGCGCGCAAGCTCCTCGAGCGCGTGGGCCTGGCAGAAAAATTCGACGCCATGCCCGACCAGCTCTCGGGCGGGCAGCAGCAGCGCGTGGCCATTGCCCGCGCCCTGGCCATGGAGCCACAGGTGCTGCTGTGCGACGAGATCACCTCGGCGCTCGACCCTGAATTGGTGGGTGAGGTGTTGCGCGTGGTGGAGTCGCTCGCGCTGGAAGGCATGACACTGATGATGGTCACGCACGAGATGGCATTCGCGCGCAAGGTCAGCGACCGCGTGATCTTCATGCACCAGGGCCGTGTGCACGAGACGGGCACGCCCGCCGAGCTGTTCGGCCACCCGCGCACGCCTGAACTGCAGCAATTCCTGTCCTCGCTGCACGACTGACGGCGGCCCTCGGCGCGCAGGCGCAAAAGCCCGCCCACGGTCTGGAACGCTCCAGGGCGGGCGGGCTCGCGGACGCCAATGGTCCGCTACACGCGGTGGTCACCCCGGGTTTGGCTCCGTGGCCAAGAGCCAGGGCATCCGGGATGGAGGATCAGGAAAGAAGGCCCTTCTCGAATTCGGCTGGAGACAGGGAGCCGCTCTGGTCGGCATCCAGTTCCTTGAAGCGCTGGCTGATGGCCGGCAGCTTGGTGGCTTCCTTCTCGCTCAGCTTGCCGTCCTTGTCGGTGTCGGCGCGATTGAAAGCGTTGGTGGCGGCCATGGAGGGGTTTCCGGTGCCAGGGCCGTAGGAGTATTTGGGGTCTCCCGGGGCTGCGGCCTTGCTGGCCGGCGCAGGCTGGGGCGAAGTGGAAGTGGACTGTGCCTGCAATGCGCCCACGCCACCCAGGGAGAGGGCGGCGAAGAGCATCACGCTGCGCGTATCGAACGAATAGGTGCGTCGTTGCAGTGCTTTCATGGAAGCTAGGCTCCTTCGAAGTTGAACAGGGTTTCATTGCACCGCAGCAGGCCGGGCAAGGCCAGCACTCTTGCCTGCTGTTGCCCGGGCCAACATTTCCCAGCGCGGTGTAACCGGCAGCGGCTGCTTTGTAGGGCAATGCGGAGGGGATGTACCCAAACGTAGGGCGCCACAGGCGCCCGCCCGACGCCGCGGGCCGGTTGCCGGATGACTGGCAGGCCGGGGCATGTCCTACATCGGCGTTCCCGCCTGCCCAAAACAATGCACTTCAGCATCCCGCTGGATGGATGTTTTTTGTTGTTTTATCCCAAGGAGCCTCTCATGCAAAAGCAAACCGTTGTGGCCGCCCTCGCCGCCCTGGCCTGCACCGCCGCCCTCGCGCAGGCGCCCGCCACCAACACCGCCCGCCCCCCTTCCGAGGTGAATCCCGCCGCTTCGGGCGGCCCCGCCGCCGCGAATGCGCAGAACAAGGCCGACAACCGTGCCAGCCAGAGCACGGCGGCGCCCGCCAACCCTGCCAAGGGCGATGGCCGTGGCGCCCCGGTGGCAGAGATCAACCCCAGCGCCTCCGGGGGCAAGGC from Acidovorax sp. A79 includes the following:
- a CDS encoding transporter substrate-binding domain-containing protein, whose translation is MTAPRAFVSSTRRLTLGVLAATGLWAALMAPAAHAQNALDNILKAKEIKIAIPTDYPPYGFVGTDLKPQGLDVEMANYIATKLGVKVELIPVTSANRIPYLQTQKADLVISTLGKNPEREKVIDFTAAYAPFFQAVFASKSLNIKSFADLTGKSVAVTRGAMEDQELAKVAPAGVDVKRFEDHAASISAFVSGQTQAIATSASTAGTIMVKNPNLQTEYKLLLKDSPNFIGVAKGEDKLRLRVNEIIAEAKKSGDIDKLSSKWLGRPAGELPL
- a CDS encoding TetR/AcrR family transcriptional regulator; amino-acid sequence: MNHRVSPKAGVRRTHAERSAATRQHLIATAIDVIQNRSLEEMSIHELAKSAGMTSGAVQHHFTSKAVLMMNVLSELIESSVLSGALWPDSTLAPRERATLFVQAVWGLVYAQPRFIVAWNIYLGCRNQPEVLGHIAELRQSVQARMRDGFFKAFPELAHEADRDGLLGLVLSSLRGLGMLQLFAPARQDTPDAAQQAQLACLADLIATRCEAAAASAAPAKARAPRR
- a CDS encoding GntR family transcriptional regulator, producing the protein MTTATEISNRIIEAVMAQKLAPGSRLGEQQLAMLFDCSRTIVREALTRLSTRGIVTVSARRGWYVIEPSEDEAREAFEARRVIELGLLHQLKAVDKAAVRQLRSHLQREKAALAGSDVGARSFLLGDFHVCLAECLGNSLLADTLRDFTARTTLIAMLYQSSHDAAQSCADHVRIVEALEAGDIAQAEALMSEHIGSVQSALRLQASTDPLAGLRDALAPVRKTTAAAADTTAQPRQRKPRAASKSSTPKASDQDAAPADASTYLGALL
- a CDS encoding amino acid ABC transporter permease; this encodes MVEFSLWDILRNLLMAARWTVSLSLIAFIGGGLVGLLLLVLRLSKVRGTERLIGAYVQVFQGTPLLMQLFLAYFGIALFGIKTSPWTAAAVALTLYTSAYLTEIWRGCVASIPKGQWEAAQSLALNFGEQLRHVVLPQALRIAVPPTVGFLVQVIKGTALASVIGFVELTKAGSMISNATYQPFLVYACVALLYFVLCFPVSLVAQSLERKLHGNRS
- a CDS encoding carboxylesterase/lipase family protein, coding for MTVGTAAPQVTLPHGGQLRGLWDHGVRVFRGVPYAQAPRGALRFAAPAPALPWSGLRDATTFAPMAPQLARTAKADAPMLGGQDCLAVNVWAPPAAPGAGLPVLVWVHGGGFFRGSASEPLYDGASFARQGLVFVSLQYRLGMDGFMHFEGEDDGAPANRGLLDQIAALQWVQDHVQAWGGDPTQVTVFGQSAGAGALACLLGMPASRGLFQRVILQSPSVACQTLDEAAAVRRAVAALVGVAPSRTTLASAPIGSVLHAVHRLAADPSLRVRHGIGGRNFFPLRPVVDGRVLAAPPLQAMRQQWRARPPDLQVLVGSNVDEMRLYHVPGGAIDRVSEAKVLAFAQDVGLPTEAVRACRALLPAAQQTPGELLSALQSDFYYRVPAQRIAALASEWAQSAHRYEFAWASPQWRGRLGAAHAVELPFVFGNLHTAQGQEFTGAAPPAALAQAMHQSWASFARRGDPGWARHEGTMPWLQHFNSASRCEIHSEPTRFNLWRGIL
- a CDS encoding amino acid ABC transporter permease, with amino-acid sequence MLIALDFSAVLSSWPLLVRGVVWTIGLTVVGTVLGLLLGTACAWARARNLGPRALPLRWAVAAYVELVRNTPFIVQLFFLFFGLPALGFKLSPEVASVLAMVINLGAYSAEIIRAGIEATPRGQIEAAQSLALTPGQTFRRVVLPPALLKVWPAMVSQIIIVMLGSAVCGQISTPELSYAANLISSNTFRAFEAFILATAVYLALSMLTRRLLIWVGARFLVGR
- a CDS encoding Bug family tripartite tricarboxylate transporter substrate binding protein: MALSFPRAPRIPLLGALVLLAGTAVAQPGAYPAKPIQLIAQQPPGSGSDAMTRVWADCAARELGQAVVVQNKPGANGVLAINYLKGQPADGYSLLSIGMSQMTITPYVYKQPPYDPLRDFDGVAVLGTSPLVLAVPAGQGIASLADLQKLARATPGGVNFGSPGKGSPAHLLTSALIERLGVAGTHVPFVGEGAGLTALMGQQIHAMTLVIGTAAAQVKAGKLVPLALFGAQRSPLLPEVPTIAEALPPAADLARPAWIAVVAKAGTPPELLSKLNAVTEKCRGDAQYKSRLEAMNVTLTSSVPGDVRAWASRDAAVWRPLIDKLGLATE
- a CDS encoding amino acid ABC transporter ATP-binding protein, with amino-acid sequence MATAVDTTPAPAHDGIVVGAPPIVDITALRKSYGTNEVLKGIDLKVQKGEVIAIIGKSGSGKSTLLRCVNGLEVFQEGALSVNGKKLMHDSPTAMRELRQQVGMIFQNFNLFPHLSVGRNIMLAPTLVKSRDAATAAAQARKLLERVGLAEKFDAMPDQLSGGQQQRVAIARALAMEPQVLLCDEITSALDPELVGEVLRVVESLALEGMTLMMVTHEMAFARKVSDRVIFMHQGRVHETGTPAELFGHPRTPELQQFLSSLHD
- a CDS encoding EF-hand domain-containing protein, which gives rise to MKALQRRTYSFDTRSVMLFAALSLGGVGALQAQSTSTSPQPAPASKAAAPGDPKYSYGPGTGNPSMAATNAFNRADTDKDGKLSEKEATKLPAISQRFKELDADQSGSLSPAEFEKGLLS
- a CDS encoding FAD-binding oxidoreductase; protein product: MNAPTAAAHLLPEINLREVPQALIEALQTRFGARCSLAQAVREQHGRDEGSFQAPPPSAVVFAESTQDVADAVKLASQYEVPVIPYGAGSSLEGHLLAVQGGISIDVSRMNQVLSINAEDLTVTVQPGITRKQLNDAIKDTGLFFPIDPGADASIGGMSATRASGTNAVRYGTMRENVLALQVVTASGEVIHTGTRAKKSSAGYDLTRLMVGSEGTLGIMTEITVRLYPLPEAVSAAICSFPSIEAAVHTVIQTIQLGVPIARVELIDHHTVRMVNAHSKLTLREEPMLLMEFHGSPSSVKEQAETVQDIASEFGGNAFEWASTPEERTRLWTARHNAYFAAVQSRPGCRAISTDTCVPISRLADCLLDSVQEAEDSGIPYFLVGHVGDGNFHFGYLLDPNIPEERVTAEDLNHKLVARALSMGGTCTGEHGVGLHKMGFLLDETGAGAVDMMRAIKRALDPKNILNPGKIFAL